The Couchioplanes caeruleus sequence ACCTCGAACTCGTGGCGATGGTCGACCAGGGCGACTGGCTCTTCAACGCCTCCGACGCCGGGGCCCAGGTGCTCGTCGACTTCACCACGCCCGACGTGGTGATGGACAACCTGCACTGGGCGGTCGACCAGGGCATCAGCGTGGTCGTCGGCACCAGCGGCTTCACCAACCAGCGCCTCGACCGGGTCCGCTCCTGGCTGTCGCACAAGCCCGGCGTCGGCGTGCTGATCGCCCCCAACTTCGGCCTCGGCGCGGTGCTGATGATGCAGTTCGCGGCGCGCGCGGCCCGCTACTTCGAGTCGGTGGAGATCATCGAGCAGCACCACCCGCGCAAGCTCGACGCCCCGAGCGGCACCGCCGTGCACACCGCGAAGCTGATCGGCGCGGCCCGCGCCGAGGCGGGCCTCGGGGCGATGCCCGACGCGACCAAGGAGGAGACGTCCGGCGCCCGGGGCGCGGAGATCGAGGGAGTGCGCATCCACTCGATCCGGGCGGCGGGCCTGGTGGCCCACCAGGAGGTGCTCTTCGGTACGAAGGGCGAAACGCTCACCATCCGCCACGACAGCCTGGACCGCGCCTCCTTCATGCCCGGCGTGCTGCTGGCCGTGCGCACCATCCAGAGCCGCCCCGGCCTGACGCTGGGCCTCGACGCGCTACTGGACTGAGAGCCCCGGCGGCAGGCCCTCGAGCGTCGCGCCGCTCCCGTCCACCGAGGCGCCGACCGGTGCTCCGGCGACCACCAGCCCGGTGACCTCCAGCGGGCCGAACGGCAGCCCGGGGAGCGGATCCAGCCGCACCCGCCCGCCGGGCACGTCGGGGTCCAGCCCCAGGACGGTCTGGAGCATGAGCACCGATGCCGCCGCGGACCACGCCTGCGGGCGGCAGGCCGTCGGGTACGGCAGGGGCCGGCCGTACTCCCCGCGGGCATCTCCGGAGTGCAGCTCCGGCATCCGGTAGCCGAACGCCTCGGCCGCCGAGAGCAGGCCGTCGAGAAGCGCCGCCGCGGCCGTCCCGAAGCCCGCCCGTGCCATGCCGGCCGCCACGATCGCGGTGTCGTGCGCCCATACCGAGCCGCAGTGGTACGACAGCGGGTCGAAACCCCGGTCCTGGGCGGACATCGTGCGCAGGCCGTATGCGCCCGACATCGCCTCCGTGGACAGGGCGGCGACCACGGCCCGCTCCTCGCCCGCGGTCAGCATGCCGGTGCCGAGCAGGTGGCCGATGTTGCTGGTCAGGGCGTCCACCGGGCGCTTGTCGCGGTCCAGGGCCAGGGCCGGGTAGCCGCCGTCGACCCAGAACCGGGCGCGGAACCCGGCGGCCAGCGCCGCCGCGTGGGCGCGCCACCGGTCGCCGCCCGGCCTGCCGAACGCGTCGAGCAGGGCCGCGCCGTCCAGGGCCGCGCGGTAGGCGTACCCCTGTACCTCGGCCAGCGCGATCGGCGGCTCGGCCAGGCGGCCGTCGGCGAAGCGCACGGCGTCGCCCGAGTCCTTCCAGCCCTGGTTCGCCAGGCCGTGACCGCCGGCATCGAGATACTCGACGAAGCCGTCGCCGTCCGGGTCGGCGTGGTCGGCGAGCCAGCCCAGCGCCGCCTCGAGGGCGGGCACCAGCTCCGCGACGGAGGCGGCGGGCAGGCCCCAGCGCCAGGCGTCGTGCAGCAGGCTGATCCATAGCGGCGTCGCGTCGATCGTCCCGTAGTACGCCGCCGGCAGGCTGGGGCCCGCCCCGGCCGGCCGGAACTTCTGCCGCCGCAGCTCGTGCATGATCTTGCCGGGCGCCTCGCCGGAGACCGCGTCCACCCGGACACCCTGGCGCCGGGCGAGCACCCGCAGCGTGCCCAGCGCCGGGCCGGTGCCGAGCGGCAGCAGCATCCGAGCGGCCCAGATGCTGTCGCGGCCGAAAAGCGTCAGATACCAGGGCACCCCCGCTCCCAGGTACGCCTCGGCGCCGTCGCTGAGCCGCAACGCCCGCAGGTCGTCGAGCGAGCGGGCGACGAGCCGGTCCAGCCGCCGATCGGCCGACGTCACGCGCGCGGGGCTCCAGTCATGGTCGCGGACGGGTGGACGGACGGCGGCGGACGGGTCGTTCACCCGTACGGTGACGGTCAGATCCCTTGTCTCGTCGGGCCCGAGCGTCACCGGCCAGCTCAGCCGCCCACCCTGCGCGATGCCGTCGTGGGCGGCGGTCACGGTGACGCCGTCGCGCGCCCAGACCAGCGAACCGTCGGCGGCCCGCCGCGGCGGCACCGGCGTGCCGGTGCCGCCCGACCGCACCACCTCGAGCGGCGCGAGATCGACCGCCAGCTCCAGCGTCACCGTGGCTCGCCCGGCCGCGCCGCCCGAGAGGGTGATCGTCTCCGTCACCGTGGTGGGGGAGACGACGCGGGTACGCCGGATCCGGACATCCGTGCCACCGGGCCGGCGGGCGAGCGCGGCGAAACGGGCGGTGCCGGCGTCCGTCTCGGCGTGGCCGACCGGCTCGGGCTCCCGGCCGTCGAGCCGGAGAACCGCCTCGGAGAGCACCCGGACGTCGGCGTGGAAGGCACCCTGCACACCCGCCGCGCGGATCTGCCCGTCGGTCCCGCTCAGCGCCGACAGCGGGGCCGCGACCGTGACGACGAGGTCGTGCAGCAGCGGCTGCACGGTTCAGGTCTGCAGCGAAACGTGCATCCGGAGCTGGTTGACCAGCATGTCGTCGACGTCCAGGGCGCGCGTCGCGCCGTCGGGCTCCCATCCGGTCGAGGTCAGGAACTTCTGCATCGCCGCGTCGGCGTCGTAGGCCCAGGCGACCGCGGACGCGAAGCCGTCCTCGCGCCACAGGTCCACGGTGGCCGCGAGCAGCCGGCTGCCGTGCCCGCGCCGGCCCCAGCGCGGCTCGATGAGCAGGTCGGTCACCGCCGCGACGTCCGGCGCCAGCGGCGGCTCCTCGGGCGCCAGCGCCTGCTCGTCGGCCGGCCCGGCGGCCGCGAAACCGACCACGCTCTGGGCCGCCTCGCTCTGCTCCACGGCGATCAGCACCCGATGCCGCGGCGACGGCGCCGCCTCGATCGCCTCGGCCCAGCCGCGGGCCAGGTAGCCCTCGTCGAGGTTCGCCAGCACGTGGGCCGGGAACATCCTCCGGTACGCGGTACGCCACGTGGAAAGCTGAATGCGGGCGATCTCGCCGGCGTCCTCGGGACGGGCCGGACGGACGAAGCCGAGTGCCATGCCCGGCAGCCTACAGAGGCGTGGCGGAGCGCCTTCCCCGCCCGTTCATGTCGTACCCCTGGGTTAGCGTCCTCGGCGATGGCCATTCCCGAGAGTCTCTCCGCCGCGCAGGCCCGCCGCGTCGCGCTGGCCGCGCAGGGCTTCACCGACCCCGCGCCCGGCGGTGCCGCCGATCTGCGGCATCTGCGGCGGGTGCTGCGCCGGCTGCATCTCATCCAGATGGATTCGGTCAACGTGCTGCAGCGGGCACACTTCATGCCGCTCTACAGCCGCCTGGGGCCGTACGATCCGGGTCTGCTGGAGCGGGCCGCCTACCGCAATCCGCGGGAGCTCTTCGAGTTCTGGGGTCATGAGGCGTCGCTGATCAGGGTCGATCTGCAGCCGCTGTTCCGGTGGCGCATGGAGCGGGCGGAGGAATATGCCTGGGGCGGGATGGTCCGCATCGCCACGCAGCAGCCGGAGCTCGTCGACCGGGTCCTGCGCGAGGTCCGTGACCGGGGCCCGGTCACCGCCGCGCAGATCGAGCACGACGTGCCCCGCAGCAAGGAGCACTGGGGCTGGAACTGGTCGGCCGTCAAGCAGGCCCTCGAATGGCTCTTCTACACCGGCCAGGTGACCGCCGCCGAGCGCACGACCTCGTTCGCCCGCCGCTACGACATCACCGAGCGCGTGCTGCCCCGCCACGTCCTTCAGACCGCCACCCCGGCGCCGCAGGACGCGTTCCGCGCCCTCGTGCAGTTGTCGGCGCGGTCGCTCGGCGTGGCCGCGGAGCCGGAGCTGCGCGACTACTTCCGGCTGCCGGTCGCCGGCTTCAAGCAGGCGCTGGCCGAGCTGGTGGAGGACAAGGTCCTGCTGCCGGTGACGGTCCAGGGCTGGCGGCACCCGGCCTATCTGCACCATGAGGCCAAGCTGCCCCGCCGCGTACGCGCGGCGACGCTGGTGAGCCCCTTCGACCCGCTGGTCTGGGAGCGGGGGCGCACCGAGCGCCTGTTCGCCATGAACTACCGCATCGAGATCTACGTGCCCGCGGCGCAGCGGCTCTACGGCTACTACGTGCTGCCGTTCCTGCTCGGCGACCGGTTCGCGGCCCGCGTCGACCTGAAGGCCGACCGGAAGGCGGGGGTTCTGCGGGTGCCGGCGGCGTGGCTCGAGCCGTCCGCCGACCCGGACGAGACGGCGGAGGCTCTGGCGGTGGAGCTGCGCCGGCTGGCCGCGTGGCTGGGGCTGGAGACGATCGCGGCGCCGGAGCGGGGGGATCTCGCGGGGGCGCTGACCGATGCCCTGAAGCCGGAGGGTTTGTGAGATCGGCGGCCTTCGCGGGGGCGGCGGCCGGTGTCCTGACCGGTGTACCGTGGCGGCCATGAGCAGCGCGACCGAGCCGGTGGCTCCCTGGCAGCCGGACGCGTCGCACCCGGTCCCGCAGCAGGGCACGCAGCCGTGGGTGGGTCATCCCGCCTACCAGGAGCCGCAGCAGGATCGCCTCTCCCGTTTCCTCCAGCGCAAGTGGCGCTCGTCGCCGCTGTGGGTCGCCCCCACCGCCATGCTGGTCTGCATGGCGGGCGCGGTCGGCTACACCTTCGCCACCCATCCCACCGAGGCGAATGCCGGTGCGGCGCCGAGCTGCCTGCTGAAGTATGCGACCGGGTTCATCTGCCCCGGCTGCGGCGGCACCCGCGCGGCCTGGTTCCTGTTCCACGGCGACATCCCGGCGGCGGCCCGTCACCACGCGCTCTTCGTCTTCGTCGTCCCGTTCCTGCTGTACATGTACGTGGCCTGGGCCGGCCAACGGCTCTTCGACTGGCGGCTCCCGCAGCTCAGGCTGTCGCCGGGCGTCATCGGGGCCTTCATCGCCGTGTGGGGCGTCTGGAGCCTCCTGCGCAACCTGCCCTGGGCGCCGTTCACCGCCTTCTACGTCTGACCGGCCGGCCCCGCCGACGACGACCGCGGAGCCGGTCACCGGCCGCCACGGCGAACCGAAGCCCGAGGGCGCCGCGAAGCGCCGTCCGATAAGTTGTTCGGTATGACGCCCGACCCCGCGCGGCCTTTCGGCCGGTTGATCACGGCCATGGTGACCCCCTTCTCCGCCGACGGCTCGCTCGACACCGAAGGCGCCGCCGCTCTCGCCACCCACCTGGTCGACGAGCAGCGTCACGACTCCCTCATCCTCAGCGGCACCACCGGCGAGTCGCCCACGACCACCGACGCCGAGAAGGAGACGCTCATCCGGGCCGTCGCCGAGGCGGTCGGCGACCGGGTGCGGATCATCGCGGGCGTCGGCACCAACAACACCGCCCACACGGTCGAGCTGGCCCGCGCCGCCGAGAAGGCCGGCGCCCACGGTCTGCTGGTCGTGACCCCGTATTACAACAAGCCGCCGCAGGCCGGGGTGCTGAAGCACTTCCTCGGCGTCGCCGACGCCACCGGGCTGCCCGTGATGGCCTACGACGTCCCGCACCGCACCGGGGTGCCGATCGAGACCGAGACGATGGTCCGGCTCGCCGAGCACCCTCGCATCGTCGCCGTGAAGGACGCCAAGGGCG is a genomic window containing:
- a CDS encoding GNAT family N-acetyltransferase — encoded protein: MALGFVRPARPEDAGEIARIQLSTWRTAYRRMFPAHVLANLDEGYLARGWAEAIEAAPSPRHRVLIAVEQSEAAQSVVGFAAAGPADEQALAPEEPPLAPDVAAVTDLLIEPRWGRRGHGSRLLAATVDLWREDGFASAVAWAYDADAAMQKFLTSTGWEPDGATRALDVDDMLVNQLRMHVSLQT
- the dapB gene encoding 4-hydroxy-tetrahydrodipicolinate reductase; the protein is MTDEREPIRVGVLGARGRMGLEVCKAVDAADDLELVAMVDQGDWLFNASDAGAQVLVDFTTPDVVMDNLHWAVDQGISVVVGTSGFTNQRLDRVRSWLSHKPGVGVLIAPNFGLGAVLMMQFAARAARYFESVEIIEQHHPRKLDAPSGTAVHTAKLIGAARAEAGLGAMPDATKEETSGARGAEIEGVRIHSIRAAGLVAHQEVLFGTKGETLTIRHDSLDRASFMPGVLLAVRTIQSRPGLTLGLDALLD
- a CDS encoding glycogen debranching N-terminal domain-containing protein, translating into MQPLLHDLVVTVAAPLSALSGTDGQIRAAGVQGAFHADVRVLSEAVLRLDGREPEPVGHAETDAGTARFAALARRPGGTDVRIRRTRVVSPTTVTETITLSGGAAGRATVTLELAVDLAPLEVVRSGGTGTPVPPRRAADGSLVWARDGVTVTAAHDGIAQGGRLSWPVTLGPDETRDLTVTVRVNDPSAAVRPPVRDHDWSPARVTSADRRLDRLVARSLDDLRALRLSDGAEAYLGAGVPWYLTLFGRDSIWAARMLLPLGTGPALGTLRVLARRQGVRVDAVSGEAPGKIMHELRRQKFRPAGAGPSLPAAYYGTIDATPLWISLLHDAWRWGLPAASVAELVPALEAALGWLADHADPDGDGFVEYLDAGGHGLANQGWKDSGDAVRFADGRLAEPPIALAEVQGYAYRAALDGAALLDAFGRPGGDRWRAHAAALAAGFRARFWVDGGYPALALDRDKRPVDALTSNIGHLLGTGMLTAGEERAVVAALSTEAMSGAYGLRTMSAQDRGFDPLSYHCGSVWAHDTAIVAAGMARAGFGTAAAALLDGLLSAAEAFGYRMPELHSGDARGEYGRPLPYPTACRPQAWSAAASVLMLQTVLGLDPDVPGGRVRLDPLPGLPFGPLEVTGLVVAGAPVGASVDGSGATLEGLPPGLSVQ
- the dapA gene encoding 4-hydroxy-tetrahydrodipicolinate synthase gives rise to the protein MTPDPARPFGRLITAMVTPFSADGSLDTEGAAALATHLVDEQRHDSLILSGTTGESPTTTDAEKETLIRAVAEAVGDRVRIIAGVGTNNTAHTVELARAAEKAGAHGLLVVTPYYNKPPQAGVLKHFLGVADATGLPVMAYDVPHRTGVPIETETMVRLAEHPRIVAVKDAKGDIVATSDVLRRTDLAYYGGDDAGVLPWLAIGAVGVVGTSTHFVGARLKDMIEAYERGDVAGALALHRQLLPMLTGIFRTQGTILVKAGLRAQGLPAGPVRPPLVEATDAELNQLRQDATAAGVDL
- a CDS encoding winged helix-turn-helix domain-containing protein, with product MAIPESLSAAQARRVALAAQGFTDPAPGGAADLRHLRRVLRRLHLIQMDSVNVLQRAHFMPLYSRLGPYDPGLLERAAYRNPRELFEFWGHEASLIRVDLQPLFRWRMERAEEYAWGGMVRIATQQPELVDRVLREVRDRGPVTAAQIEHDVPRSKEHWGWNWSAVKQALEWLFYTGQVTAAERTTSFARRYDITERVLPRHVLQTATPAPQDAFRALVQLSARSLGVAAEPELRDYFRLPVAGFKQALAELVEDKVLLPVTVQGWRHPAYLHHEAKLPRRVRAATLVSPFDPLVWERGRTERLFAMNYRIEIYVPAAQRLYGYYVLPFLLGDRFAARVDLKADRKAGVLRVPAAWLEPSADPDETAEALAVELRRLAAWLGLETIAAPERGDLAGALTDALKPEGL
- a CDS encoding DUF2752 domain-containing protein, whose amino-acid sequence is MSSATEPVAPWQPDASHPVPQQGTQPWVGHPAYQEPQQDRLSRFLQRKWRSSPLWVAPTAMLVCMAGAVGYTFATHPTEANAGAAPSCLLKYATGFICPGCGGTRAAWFLFHGDIPAAARHHALFVFVVPFLLYMYVAWAGQRLFDWRLPQLRLSPGVIGAFIAVWGVWSLLRNLPWAPFTAFYV